The genomic interval GACGTCCAGATGAAAAACTCTAGATTTCTGACAGAGGTTGCTGAATTTTGAATTAGAAACAGGCTGACTGCTGGCAAGGGAATCCCGTCTGGGAAAGTGTGGAGAGGAATGTCCAGTGCTGTCCTGGAGCTCTTTCTGGTCACAGTATCGGCAAGCCTGACCGACCAGAGGGGACAACTTTTCTGCGTGAGTGATCCTCTCAGCCGCTTTTGTGGTCTCCGATGTGTGGGGGGCTGCGGACCCTGGACTCAGCTCTAAAGTGTCACCCTCCACCTTTTTGGCATACTGCTCTACAGCCTGAACGACGTTCCCTCCGTAGCCACCAGCGCTCAAGCTGCCAGGACTGGGGTGAAACCTGTGACTCTGGGAGGAAGGCCCAAGAGGCCTAGGAAAGTCTGGCTCCACATGGGACTCGGTGTCTCCATCACAGCCGTATTTTTCATCAAGGCAAGAATCTGTTACGGATTTTGGCAAGCCAACTGGAGATGCCCTCAGCGCTCTTGTAACATCCCTCGTTATGCTGTGAGCGAGAGAAGTTGAAAACCTGTACAGTTCAGAGCCCTCGCTTCCGTGCGGATCCCGGGTCCATTCACAAGTTTGGTTCTTACAGAGGTAACCGCCACCTCTCTTGCTGTGTCTTTTTTTATCGACTTCTTGCTGGTATTCTTTACTTAGGGACAGTAACAGTTCATCGCTGGTCTTTGTCTGTGAGCTCTGCATGGGGAACGCTGCCGAGCTGCACTTCCTTCTGGCTGTCTTGGCTGCTTCTTGCAATCCTGACTTCACAGACCGATAAGCGAGTCTATTCGCATACTGATCCATTATTAACTCACTGTTCCCACCCTCCTGCTTTAGTATTTGGATAATGTGACCTGCGTACTCATCTGTCACACTTTCCCAGCTGGGATACTTGTAGGTCAGACCTGACATACAAGAATTTGGTGGTAACGAAAGAATAAACGGGTCGACTTCTCTTGGGTGTGCTACAGCCTCGACGTCCAGCTTTTCCGCTGATGTATCATCTCGGTCACCATCAACGTAACAACTGTTCCTCTTCTGCCTGGAGAGCAGACAACGTCTGACTCTGGCTATTTTTTCAGCTTCTGTAATGACGTCTGCTGCCATATCACCTGCAAAGCTGCACAGCGTCTGTAAATTCTCATCCGAGCAATTCAAAAAGGAAGGTGATCCACTTCTTTGACTTTGCGTGTTCAAGCGAGGGCTTTGGGCCGTGGgttcttgaattattttattgtctaaatgggaAGCTGCCGTTTCGGTGGCAAGAGAAATGATGTGCGTGGCTAAGGCGTCTGCAAACTGAACTTTCTTCCCCAAGGGCTCTGACTTCATGTCCACTTCCGGGAGCTCCTCACCATCACTGCTCTCAACTTCTTCTGAAAGGGATCGCATGAGCTTCAGCATGAACTCCTCTTTCTCTATAGGATTTTGTTCACTTTCAGCCAAACTACCAACAGATGAATTGTGAGGTGTCGAGGGTGGTGTCGCAGGCGCAAATTCTTTTGCTAATTCCCCCTTGAGTTTTTTGGTCAACTTCTTGAGATCCCATTCGGAAGCTGCCTGGGATGGTCCTAGAGGAGTTGACGGAGGGGTATCGGGCATTACGTTTCCATCTGTGATCTTCTGTTTGTCTTCCACTTGCAAACCATCTGTACAAGCAAGCACCGTGGACGAGAGAGGATGTGAATGGGGAAAGGGGGTTTCCTGCCCCAGAGACAAGGACTCAAGTGCTGTATTATTCAAATTACTCTTCTTCACAGATTTGCCCTTAGTTATTTCCTTCAAATCAGGTTTCTGACCTGCCACAGTTGGACAAGGTGGTAGTGTCTCTAAAGAGAATTCATGAGCCGCAGAACCCTTACAGCCAGAAACACAGTCCTTCCCTGCAGAATGTGAACAGTGAGGTAAACGATCTTGAGCTTCACGAAATTTGGGGAACTTTTCCAAAGTCAGCCGTGATTCTTCTCCAGGAAAAGGCAAGCCTTCTTTGTCTAGTCCATTTCTATCTACCTTTGGGATCactgatttgcttttctctatggAATGTTTAATAATAGATTTAGATAGTCGATCAGCAAACATGTCCTTGTTGCTGGCTTCACTCTGTTGCAGCGCTGCTGGAtcacagagggaaggagaggtcTTCCCCTTTACTGTTGTAGTTAAGCCACCTGTGTGTCCCTGCACTGTTTCTGTAACTCTGAGTGACATCACTGACTCTAAAGTTTCACTGACTATTGTGTGCACCATTGCTGCAGAAAAGTTGCTAACACCCACAGGATCGCTGGTTGATTTCGAAGGGTTTCTCATTTCCGTAGTATAATCATTAGTTGGCTTAACAACATTCTGGTCACCTGGATCGTGTTCTGAAGGTAAACAGATATTTCTGAGACAAGCTACttcctcttctttgttttttgtggtAACACCTGCTTGGGGGGAATCTCCATGCAAGTCACTAGCATCAGATGATGGGGGAGACTCTGCCTGCTGCGCACTAGATGAAGCATGATACGGGAGGAGGGCGCTTCCTGCCAAGGGCACGGGTATAGAAGTAGCAACTCCAGAAGTACAAAACAAGGCCTGCTGCACTGTGTATTcctttttatgttcctgcattgaTTTCATCGCCATAATCGTCTGACCGTTAAAAGAAGGGGAAAACGTGGGAGCCTGTGTCGGTGGCACCACGTGCTCTGCACTCACGTACTTCACGTTATCTGTAGAAACGCTGACTGCTGCCTTTGTTGTAAAGGTCACGTCGACCTGAGACAGCTCGATGAATGCTTCCTGTATGACAGATTCAGACAGATCTTTTGCATAGGACTTCACGACTTTGTCTTCATAGTCAAATGACCAGCCCCGTGGAGATGCAGAAGTTGGAGGGTATGAAAACTGACACACTTCCATGATGCCTTCAAAAACCAGCTCTTCGGCAAGATCTGCGGCGAACCTCGCCACGGTGTTCGTGAAGATCTGCTTCTTTACGTACTGCAAATCTTTCAAAGCATTTGAGAAAGCTTCACTCACCAAAAAGTTAGCCAGACTGCTAATGGCTCGTTCTTTCAGAAAAAACGCACGCTGCCTTCTCAGTTCGTTAAATGCCATCTGAAAAACGGAGGATGTCAGTTTGACGGCCAGTTGGCACAGGGCGTTGGTACACGAAGAGACTCCCTTCTGCAAGTCTTTAAATGCACTGCCAAAACTTTTTTCCACGAGATCCGCTGCAAACTTCTGAATGCCATCCCTAATCACTGAGGATTTATTTTTAGATCGACTTTTGTGATCAAGGCTTCCACGCTTGAGAGCTACAGTTTTATGTTCCCCCTTTTTAATACAATCAACATCTGATGCTGCGTTAGGATGTCGGGGGTGAAGAACCGAGCCCAGTACTTCACGTGAAATGCTATTCGCATAATCTTCATAGGTGTAATAAACAGAATCGTGACTTTCAGGAATCCTACTGCCACCAGCAGCTGCTTGGCAACAACATTCAGCAGGCGTGCAGCCTCCAAGAGGACTAAAGGCAGAGGATCGAATAGGGCTGAACAGGCCACTGTCCTCCCCCGAGGCCTTCACCAGGCGGGGAGAATCTGGGGCCTCACACAGGTTACTGTAAGGGGATTCTGGTTTGCGAGGAGTTGGCTTCCTTACATTAGCTGGGAGAGCTGGACGATCAGACTTGAACTTTTGAGGATTCATAGTAGTGGTTACAGAACAAGATTTTTCATGTTTGTGCCCTTTCTTTTGTGGTGGCTTCCCTGTGGCAGGATCTTTTAGAAATGGACAAGCCATCTCTAAAGTCTGCTCCAGTTCATCGAACTGGTCAAAACTATCAAAAAACTCACTCACTTCTGAGTCTGAATCCTCAATATCATCTTTCATCACCGGAATTTTAGGTAACTCAAGTTTTGCTTTCAGACTTTTTTGATAGCCCTCTTCATCCAAGAAAATAACAGGACTTGGACTTGAGCTCTCCGACTCAGACGAGTAGGCGGGAGAAGGAGAAAACAACGTTGTCTGCGCAGCACTGACTTTATCTGAAGCAGTGGATGATCTGTAGAAACTCCTCTGGACCCAAGCCTCAGAAATTGATGTTGTgactgaagttttcacagaaggCAGTTCTTTATGTTCCAGGACGTTTATTAGAGAAGTTGAAGGTTTAGCCAAGGACTTCTGTCGCCCAGAGCTAACCAGAACCCTCAAATCATGGGTTTCTAAGTGGTGACCAGAAATAGTCTGTGAAGCAACATCACACTGGCTCCTTAGTGCAGTAACGTTTATtcctacaggaaaagaaaaacatgaataaaatattcttgaatagatttttttaattaatttaaatcaaTGGGAATAAGTAGACATTAAGCATGAAATGCTTACTCGTCTCGTAAGTGTCTCCTACACTATGTTGTTTAACAGATTCATCCCCAGTCATAGTTAAAAGCAATTACACcttttactaaaatattttcattctgcCCCACATCTGGGAATACCTGGGCTATGGAATGCTTAGCATATTGTCACATGTTAGAAATACTAGTATTTAGGTGACTCTTCTCAAATTCGAACTTAGGCATGTTCCAAACATTTAAGGCAATGAGGTAAACAGTACATGAACAGTACTAActaaacaagaagaaaaacagcaaaaccaaaaaccaggtaatgatgaacttaaaaatcacgagaaaattaatttcttaatcagaaaaaaaggttaaaatgttTCAACTGAACCAAGCCTGTCttaaaactgttaaaactgaACTTTAAACCTTACTCCCCTATTTCAAGAAAAAGTCTAGTAAAGAACAAACCATCACTATATGGCTTTGAAGTCTCCTCCTCTAAGTGCTCAAACGCAGTGACAAAGTCATCTTCGATGGACGATACTGATTGGTTAgtgtcatcatcatcttcattagTGGCCTCAAGCTGGCACTTCTGATGCACGTATGTGTCCAGGGTGTATCTTATACCAGTGGCATATTTACTTAGGAGACTAAAGATAAAATCAGCTCTGAGTCTTGGTAATGTAGGTGACACTCTCATGACACAAAGCATTCCAGAATGATGACTCTTCGGAAAGATAAAAGATgatgaaaatcattttattttcaaaatatacgatacataaaaatgaaacatgTTCCCTGAAAATGAAGCCTAGAAATAACCCAATCTcaggaagataaaaaaaaaaaaaagcagcagcacaTGCATCCTGAAAGGCTCCCTGATTTTgctgtgtttcttttct from Camelus bactrianus isolate YW-2024 breed Bactrian camel chromosome 14, ASM4877302v1, whole genome shotgun sequence carries:
- the AKAP11 gene encoding A-kinase anchor protein 11 isoform X2 → MATFQTFKNSRMKTRASVRKSFSEDVFQSVKSLLQSEKELCSVSAEDCLKQDERANLTEVTFLGFNEETDAAHIQDLAAVSLELPDLLNSLHFCSLNENEIMCMKDINKSSDTNSGPINQSHHSGMLCVMRVSPTLPRLRADFIFSLLSKYATGIRYTLDTYVHQKCQLEATNEDDDDTNQSVSSIEDDFVTAFEHLEEETSKPYSDGINVTALRSQCDVASQTISGHHLETHDLRVLVSSGRQKSLAKPSTSLINVLEHKELPSVKTSVTTSISEAWVQRSFYRSSTASDKVSAAQTTLFSPSPAYSSESESSSPSPVIFLDEEGYQKSLKAKLELPKIPVMKDDIEDSDSEVSEFFDSFDQFDELEQTLEMACPFLKDPATGKPPQKKGHKHEKSCSVTTTMNPQKFKSDRPALPANVRKPTPRKPESPYSNLCEAPDSPRLVKASGEDSGLFSPIRSSAFSPLGGCTPAECCCQAAAGGSRIPESHDSVYYTYEDYANSISREVLGSVLHPRHPNAASDVDCIKKGEHKTVALKRGSLDHKSRSKNKSSVIRDGIQKFAADLVEKSFGSAFKDLQKGVSSCTNALCQLAVKLTSSVFQMAFNELRRQRAFFLKERAISSLANFLVSEAFSNALKDLQYVKKQIFTNTVARFAADLAEELVFEGIMEVCQFSYPPTSASPRGWSFDYEDKVVKSYAKDLSESVIQEAFIELSQVDVTFTTKAAVSVSTDNVKYVSAEHVVPPTQAPTFSPSFNGQTIMAMKSMQEHKKEYTVQQALFCTSGVATSIPVPLAGSALLPYHASSSAQQAESPPSSDASDLHGDSPQAGVTTKNKEEEVACLRNICLPSEHDPGDQNVVKPTNDYTTEMRNPSKSTSDPVGVSNFSAAMVHTIVSETLESVMSLRVTETVQGHTGGLTTTVKGKTSPSLCDPAALQQSEASNKDMFADRLSKSIIKHSIEKSKSVIPKVDRNGLDKEGLPFPGEESRLTLEKFPKFREAQDRLPHCSHSAGKDCVSGCKGSAAHEFSLETLPPCPTVAGQKPDLKEITKGKSVKKSNLNNTALESLSLGQETPFPHSHPLSSTVLACTDGLQVEDKQKITDGNVMPDTPPSTPLGPSQAASEWDLKKLTKKLKGELAKEFAPATPPSTPHNSSVGSLAESEQNPIEKEEFMLKLMRSLSEEVESSDGEELPEVDMKSEPLGKKVQFADALATHIISLATETAASHLDNKIIQEPTAQSPRLNTQSQRSGSPSFLNCSDENLQTLCSFAGDMAADVITEAEKIARVRRCLLSRQKRNSCYVDGDRDDTSAEKLDVEAVAHPREVDPFILSLPPNSCMSGLTYKYPSWESVTDEYAGHIIQILKQEGGNSELIMDQYANRLAYRSVKSGLQEAAKTARRKCSSAAFPMQSSQTKTSDELLLSLSKEYQQEVDKKRHSKRGGGYLCKNQTCEWTRDPHGSEGSELYRFSTSLAHSITRDVTRALRASPVGLPKSVTDSCLDEKYGCDGDTESHVEPDFPRPLGPSSQSHRFHPSPGSLSAGGYGGNVVQAVEQYAKKVEGDTLELSPGSAAPHTSETTKAAERITHAEKLSPLVGQACRYCDQKELQDSTGHSSPHFPRRDSLASSQPVSNSKFSNLCQKSRVFHLDVPQIHVDLDKKTVLAEKIVAEAIAKAERELNSASLVADSGIGQDGVSFAESLTTEIMTSAMMNVGHAVSSPKEIEDFQSSESFGSQQMNLSIGDDSTGSWSNLSFEDEHQDESSSFHHLSESNGNSSSWSSLGLEGDLYEDNLSFPTSDSDGPDDKDEEHEDDVEGLEQDGKTLLVANVDLEPCTVDPQLRITLQWLVASEAEVAELYFHDSAKKEFIQLSKRLQEKGWKVGDVLQAVLKYYEVMEKTSSEEKRKSLFDWLLENA
- the AKAP11 gene encoding A-kinase anchor protein 11 isoform X3, with the protein product MKSVLWINPSLITYNSYIVMATFQTFKNSRMKTRASVRKSFSEDVFQSVKSLLQSEKELCSVSAEDCLKQDERANLTEVTFLGFNEETDAAHIQDLAAVSLELPDLLNSLHFCSLNENEIMCMKDINKSSDTNSGPINQSHHSGMLCVMRVSPTLPRLRADFIFSLLSKYATGIRYTLDTYVHQKCQLEATNEDDDDTNQSVSSIEDDFVTAFEHLEEETSKPYSDGINVTALRSQCDVASQTISGHHLETHDLRVLVSSGRQKSLAKPSTSLINVLEHKELPSVKTSVTTSISEAWVQRSFYRSSTASDKVSAAQTTLFSPSPAYSSESESSSPSPVIFLDEEGYQKSLKAKLELPKIPVMKDDIEDSDSEVSEFFDSFDQFDELEQTLEMACPFLKDPATGKPPQKKGHKHEKSCSVTTTMNPQKFKSDRPALPANVRKPTPRKPESPYSNLCEAPDSPRLVKASGEDSGLFSPIRSSAFSPLGGCTPAECCCQAAAGGSRIPESHDSVYYTYEDYANSISREVLGSVLHPRHPNAASDVDCIKKGEHKTVALKRGSLDHKSRSKNKSSVIRDGIQKFAADLVEKSFGSAFKDLQKGVSSCTNALCQLAVKLTSSVFQMAFNELRRQRAFFLKERAISSLANFLVSEAFSNALKDLQYVKKQIFTNTVARFAADLAEELVFEGIMEVCQFSYPPTSASPRGWSFDYEDKVVKSYAKDLSESVIQEAFIELSQVDVTFTTKAAVSVSTDNVKYVSAEHVVPPTQAPTFSPSFNGQTIMAMKSMQEHKKEYTVQQALFCTSGVATSIPVPLAGSALLPYHASSSAQQAESPPSSDASDLHGDSPQAGVTTKNKEEEVACLRNICLPSEHDPGDQNVVKPTNDYTTEMRNPSKSTSDPVGVSNFSAAMVHTIVSETLESVMSLRVTETVQGHTGGLTTTVKGKTSPSLCDPAALQQSEASNKDMFADRLSKSIIKHSIEKSKSVIPKVDRNGLDKEGLPFPGEESRLTLEKFPKFREAQDRLPHCSHSAGKDCVSGCKGSAAHEFSLETLPPCPTVAGQKPDLKEITKGKSVKKSNLNNTALESLSLGQETPFPHSHPLSSTVLACTDGLQVEDKQKITDGNVMPDTPPSTPLGPSQAASEWDLKKLTKKLKGELAKEFAPATPPSTPHNSSVGSLAESEQNPIEKEEFMLKLMRSLSEEVESSDGEELPEVDMKSEPLGKKVQFADALATHIISLATETAASHLDNKIIQEPTAQSPRLNTQSQRSGSPSFLNCSDENLQTLCSFAGDMAADVITEAEKIARVRRCLLSRQKRNSCYVDGDRDDTSAEKLDVEAVAHPREVDPFILSLPPNSCMSGLTYKYPSWESVTDEYAGHIIQILKQEGGNSELIMDQYANRLAYRSVKSGLQEAAKTARRKCSSAAFPMQSSQTKTSDELLLSLSKEYQQEVDKKRHSKRGGGYLCKNQTCEWTRDPHGSEGSELYRFSTSLAHSITRDVTRALRASPVGLPKSVTDSCLDEKYGCDGDTESHVEPDFPRPLGPSSQSHRFHPSPGSLSAGGYGGNVVQAVEQYAKKVEGDTLELSPGSAAPHTSETTKAAERITHAEKLSPLVGQACRYCDQKELQDSTGHSSPHFPRRDSLASSQPVSNSKFSNLCQKSRVFHLDVPQIHVDLDKKTVLAEKIVAEAIAKAERELNSASLVADSGIGQDGVSFAESLTTEIMTSAMMNVGHAVSSPKEIEDFQSSESFGSQQMNLSIGDDSTGSWSNLSFEDEHQDESSSFHHLSESDGPDDKDEEHEDDVEGLEQDGKTLLVANVDLEPCTVDPQLRITLQWLVASEAEVAELYFHDSAKKEFIQLSKRLQEKGWKVGDVLQAVLKYYEVMEKTSSEEKRKSLFDWLLENA
- the AKAP11 gene encoding A-kinase anchor protein 11 isoform X1, whose product is MKSVLWINPSLITYNSYIVMATFQTFKNSRMKTRASVRKSFSEDVFQSVKSLLQSEKELCSVSAEDCLKQDERANLTEVTFLGFNEETDAAHIQDLAAVSLELPDLLNSLHFCSLNENEIMCMKDINKSSDTNSGPINQSHHSGMLCVMRVSPTLPRLRADFIFSLLSKYATGIRYTLDTYVHQKCQLEATNEDDDDTNQSVSSIEDDFVTAFEHLEEETSKPYSDGINVTALRSQCDVASQTISGHHLETHDLRVLVSSGRQKSLAKPSTSLINVLEHKELPSVKTSVTTSISEAWVQRSFYRSSTASDKVSAAQTTLFSPSPAYSSESESSSPSPVIFLDEEGYQKSLKAKLELPKIPVMKDDIEDSDSEVSEFFDSFDQFDELEQTLEMACPFLKDPATGKPPQKKGHKHEKSCSVTTTMNPQKFKSDRPALPANVRKPTPRKPESPYSNLCEAPDSPRLVKASGEDSGLFSPIRSSAFSPLGGCTPAECCCQAAAGGSRIPESHDSVYYTYEDYANSISREVLGSVLHPRHPNAASDVDCIKKGEHKTVALKRGSLDHKSRSKNKSSVIRDGIQKFAADLVEKSFGSAFKDLQKGVSSCTNALCQLAVKLTSSVFQMAFNELRRQRAFFLKERAISSLANFLVSEAFSNALKDLQYVKKQIFTNTVARFAADLAEELVFEGIMEVCQFSYPPTSASPRGWSFDYEDKVVKSYAKDLSESVIQEAFIELSQVDVTFTTKAAVSVSTDNVKYVSAEHVVPPTQAPTFSPSFNGQTIMAMKSMQEHKKEYTVQQALFCTSGVATSIPVPLAGSALLPYHASSSAQQAESPPSSDASDLHGDSPQAGVTTKNKEEEVACLRNICLPSEHDPGDQNVVKPTNDYTTEMRNPSKSTSDPVGVSNFSAAMVHTIVSETLESVMSLRVTETVQGHTGGLTTTVKGKTSPSLCDPAALQQSEASNKDMFADRLSKSIIKHSIEKSKSVIPKVDRNGLDKEGLPFPGEESRLTLEKFPKFREAQDRLPHCSHSAGKDCVSGCKGSAAHEFSLETLPPCPTVAGQKPDLKEITKGKSVKKSNLNNTALESLSLGQETPFPHSHPLSSTVLACTDGLQVEDKQKITDGNVMPDTPPSTPLGPSQAASEWDLKKLTKKLKGELAKEFAPATPPSTPHNSSVGSLAESEQNPIEKEEFMLKLMRSLSEEVESSDGEELPEVDMKSEPLGKKVQFADALATHIISLATETAASHLDNKIIQEPTAQSPRLNTQSQRSGSPSFLNCSDENLQTLCSFAGDMAADVITEAEKIARVRRCLLSRQKRNSCYVDGDRDDTSAEKLDVEAVAHPREVDPFILSLPPNSCMSGLTYKYPSWESVTDEYAGHIIQILKQEGGNSELIMDQYANRLAYRSVKSGLQEAAKTARRKCSSAAFPMQSSQTKTSDELLLSLSKEYQQEVDKKRHSKRGGGYLCKNQTCEWTRDPHGSEGSELYRFSTSLAHSITRDVTRALRASPVGLPKSVTDSCLDEKYGCDGDTESHVEPDFPRPLGPSSQSHRFHPSPGSLSAGGYGGNVVQAVEQYAKKVEGDTLELSPGSAAPHTSETTKAAERITHAEKLSPLVGQACRYCDQKELQDSTGHSSPHFPRRDSLASSQPVSNSKFSNLCQKSRVFHLDVPQIHVDLDKKTVLAEKIVAEAIAKAERELNSASLVADSGIGQDGVSFAESLTTEIMTSAMMNVGHAVSSPKEIEDFQSSESFGSQQMNLSIGDDSTGSWSNLSFEDEHQDESSSFHHLSESNGNSSSWSSLGLEGDLYEDNLSFPTSDSDGPDDKDEEHEDDVEGLEQDGKTLLVANVDLEPCTVDPQLRITLQWLVASEAEVAELYFHDSAKKEFIQLSKRLQEKGWKVGDVLQAVLKYYEVMEKTSSEEKRKSLFDWLLENA